A window of the Candidatus Methylomirabilota bacterium genome harbors these coding sequences:
- a CDS encoding prepilin-type N-terminal cleavage/methylation domain-containing protein produces MKACCRGVTLIELLIVVAMIGTLAAIGYPIYGTALQKAKVAKAIADIRVLSTEIGTYQLFDGGSPLSLADIGRATFKDPYGNPYKYLNFCIKKDKKGKCKKPKARKDRFLVPLNSDYDLYSKGQDGKSKAPLTAKASRDDIIRAVDGGYIGLASEF; encoded by the coding sequence GTGAAAGCGTGTTGTCGTGGCGTGACGCTCATCGAGTTGTTGATCGTTGTGGCGATGATCGGCACGCTGGCCGCCATCGGATACCCGATATACGGGACCGCCCTCCAGAAGGCGAAGGTCGCGAAGGCCATCGCGGACATCCGCGTGTTGAGCACCGAGATCGGCACGTATCAGTTGTTCGACGGGGGTTCGCCGCTCAGCCTTGCCGACATAGGACGGGCAACTTTTAAAGATCCCTATGGAAATCCCTACAAATACTTGAACTTCTGCATTAAGAAGGATAAAAAGGGGAAGTGTAAAAAGCCAAAAGCGCGGAAGGACCGGTTTCTGGTCCCGCTGAATTCCGATTACGACCTGTACAGCAAAGGACAAGACGGAAAAAGTAAGGCCCCTCTCACGGCCAAGGCTAGCCGGGATGACATCATCCGCGCCGTTGATGGGGGATACATAGGTCTGGCTTCAGAGTTTTAA